A window from Primulina huaijiensis isolate GDHJ02 chromosome 11, ASM1229523v2, whole genome shotgun sequence encodes these proteins:
- the LOC140988388 gene encoding uncharacterized protein has translation MSFRQGDSSVAEFVQKFDQGCQFVPLIANDAAEKLRHFLNGLRPTIRRDVKLANPIDYTAAVAKALRGKIHLEGVAMNALSDSGATHSFISESFVIRLKVSPEHLRLGFRVMVPLGDEMLSSSVVHDVELEMQGHIVRNDLIVLLMPEFDIILCMDWLAANGASIDFHQRIVSINPVCGESFLFEVAQSSLVLRIISCLHARNLKIKGCQAFLASIVSIPDTASRTIEESKIVKEFPDFFPTT, from the exons ATGAGTTTCCGCCAGGGGGATTCTTCTGTTGCTGAGTTCGTTCAGAAGTTTGACCAGGGCTGTCaatttgtgcccctgattgcaaatgatgctgCAGAGAAGTTACGTCATTTCTTGAATGGTTTGAGGCCGACAATCCGTCGGGATGTGAAGCTAGCAAACCCGATCGACTATACTGCCGCTGTTGCTAAAGCCTTACGAG GAAAGATCCATCTTGAGGGGGTAGCCATGAATGCGCTGTCAGATTCTGGAGCTACACATTCCTTTATTTCTGAGTCTTTTGTGATCCGTCTGAAGGTCTCACCCGAGCATTTGCGTTTGGGATTTAGAGTTATGGTGCCATTGGGAGATGAGATGCTATCATCTAGTGTGGTTCATGATGTTGAGCTCGAGATGCAAGGACACATCGTTCGAAATGATCTTATTGTACTTCTTATGCCcgagttcgacattattttgtGTATGGATTGGTTggcagcgaatggagcttcgattgactTCCATCAGAGGATCGTATCTATTAATCCAGTATGTGGGGAGTCATTCTTATTTGAGGTAGCTCAGAGCAGTCTTGTTCTGCGCATTATCTCTTGCTTGCACGCGAGGAATTTAAAGATTAAGGGATGTCAAGCTTTCCTAGCTAGTATTGTCTCGATCCCTGACACTGCCAGTCGGACTATTGAGGAGTCGAAGATCGTCAAGGAGTTTCCTGATTTTTTCCCAACGACGTGA